DNA from Chaetodon trifascialis isolate fChaTrf1 chromosome 14, fChaTrf1.hap1, whole genome shotgun sequence:
AATGAAGTTTCCAGAGCAGCCCTGAACGCACCACATACATatagattcattcattcatgtattcatttattcactggTTCTGGCTCCAGGTCTGGTGAGTTCATCTTGTATGAGGTGATGTGGACTGGACTGGTTTAATGGTTTCCAGTTTGGCTGCTGAGTGTTGTTGAGATACCACCTGCTGGTCAAAGTGGGAACCGCACTGCAGGTTCCTTCAGGTGAAGTCAGAGAACCCTGCAGGTGTCCTGCAGAATGGTGTCTTCAGTTTGATCCTTCTCAGTTTGGATGTGCTTCAGCAGTCTTTGTGGGAGCAGTGCTgaccttctcctcttcctcctcttcctcctctgcaggatCTTTAACATCAGTAATGGGAAACAGAAGAAGTTGTATAAAGGCTCTCAGGGCGAGGACGGGACTCTGATCAAGGTAAATCTGGTCTGGCTCACCTGGTCTACACTGTTGAAGCGGCAGGTACCTTCACCTGGTcgcttttcctctgtttgtgcGGAGCTCCACGGCTGCAGGCTGAGCTCAGCGCCACCTGACtccgctgtgattggctgaaagaaataaacaagtccgtgtttttttttcctctttgctgaATCATGTTGGCCAGACGGAGGTCACACCTTCCATCCAGAATCAGTgttctgttgccatggtgacgtcTCCCCGATTCACccctcctgctctgtcctcctcaggtgCAGATTGACCCGTCAGGCCTCTACATCGCCACCTCCTGTTCAGATAAGAACATCAGTATATTTGACTTCTACTCCGGAGAGTGTGTGGCCACCATGTTCGGACACTCCGGTCAGTCAGCCTTTGATCTGTTGCAGCCACTGTCTgtggtgaatgaatgaatgcatgaatgaatgaatatatttaACAACATATGAATGTAAGTCTGTTTGGACACGTTTGTTTAATCAgtgcaaagaagaagaagaatgactaaatgaatgtatttatgaAACGAacgctctgtctgtctatcagAGATTGTAACAGGTCTGAAGTTCAGCAGTGACTGCAGACATCTGATCACAGTGTCTGGAGACAGGTACGTCTCACTTTTTACATCTGAATTTAACATGACGACATCACAGTTTAATGTTCAGCATGACGACATCACAGTTTAATGTTCAGCAAGATGACATCACAGTTTAATATTCAGCAAGATGACATCACAGTTTAATGTTCAGCAAGATGACATCACAGTTTAATGTTCagcatgatgacatcacagtttAATGTTCagcatgatgacatcacagtttAATGTTCAGCAAGATGACATCACAGTTTAATGTTCagcatgatgacatcacagtttAATATTCagcatgatgacatcacagtttAATATTCAGCAAGATGACATCACAGTTTAATGTTCagcatgatgacatcacagtttAATGTTCagcatgatgacatcacagtttAATGTTCAGCAAGATGACATCACAGTTTAATATTCagcatgatgacatcacagcttGTTAATAAGAGATTCTCGAAATCAAAACATTCAGAAACTCAATGAAACTAATCACAAaacctctgtctttgtgtgtgtgtgtgtgtgtgtgtgtgtgtgtgtgtgtgtgcatgcgtgcagcTGTATCTTTGTGTGGCGTCTTAGTCCTGAGTTGACCATCAGGATGAGGCAGCGACTGGCTGACCTCCGACCTCTCAGCAGCATGAAGAAATCCCAGAATGCACCTCAGCAGAAAGCGGCGAACCTCAGGTAACTTTATGAGTACAAGAGATGAAAAACCTTCAACTGATCCAAAGTCAGTGattacaaaatcaaaatgtatCATCCACAGACTGATCACATGACAGTAAcgagaaaaacaaaattcatccatcaaaaaatctgttttcttctgaACGCTGCAGAGTTTCTGTCGGCATCACAGAGGATTTATCGAACATCTGTGCTGTGAAGTTTTTCTCTTAAAGTTAGACCGaaactgatgtgtgtgtgtgtgtgcgtgtgtgcgcgaaCGTGTCGCAGCAGCAGGGAGGCGTCGACTCCTCGTGTCGTCACCATGTCATCTGACAGcgacaaggaggaggaagaggaggaggaagaagagctcTGTTGTCCTTATATGGTCCCAGCAGGAAGCCTGGAGGTGGAGACAGgtctgttgccacggttacaCCATGTGATAGCGTGGAGCAGAGagtgggtttgtgtgtttttaggagGAAACGGGATGTGGAGCTGTGATTAAACTGATCAGAGGGCAGTTTGTGGACAAACTGAGGCTGTCGAACAGGTTTTCACGGCCGCTCTGAACTCTGACTGACCTGCAGCTCGTTGAGgagacagctgatgagaacaTGTGATGTTTGTTCTTCCTGCAGAAGCTCCTGAGGACAGATTCAGCTCTGTGGACGGCAGAGGCAGCAGCAAGGTCAGCGCACAGGACGTCACCCGAGTGAACGCGTGAACCATGTGACTCACACGTCACTCATCAGATCTGTGaggagtgatgatgatgaggatgtaaccttcctcacattcaTACAGAATtaagtgatgacattttctatcccagaggtcaaaggtcagctccactgtttgtcttctgtcccTCATCACACTGATCCTGAATCAGAGTCTGATGGTTCAGATCTGCTGTCGGTTGAACGTCTGTTTGACAGTCTGcagcgtctctgcagcagcgcCCATGTttgaagctgattggttgagctgatgttgatcttcaggtgattcACCACGCTGACGTGTTGTCCATTAGAGTTCATCCTCCTCACATGATCGTGTGTGGTTGTCTGTGGACAGAACATACGAAACACGTGTGTGTTAAACGTGTTGTCCAGGTTTCCTCTGAGCTCTCACCGTCTCTCTGGGACTCCTCAGGAGGTACTGGGTGGTCGACCCCCTCGTCGTCGCTGGTCCAGGAGGACAGGCAGCGCGGAAGATGGCGTCCTGATGGTGAAGTCCATGTTGGACCTGAGGCTGCTGGATTCGTACCGCCCCGACGGACAGGAGGAGCCACAGGTGGAGCAAGAGGAGGTCAGGATAAGGAGCGGATGATGCTTCAAACTCTTTTTATCGACATGAAGTGAATGTTAACCTCACCTTCTGCCCCGCCCACTCAGATCAAGCCCCACCTTCTCGATGTTAACCCCTCCCCCTGCAACGTGGGTGGGAGGGGCCCATGTGTGGGGGTGGGGCTTCACAGGACCAATCAGGAGCTGGGGAGCACAGTCAGTCTGCAGGTCACCACTGCCTGGGTGAGAACACACATCTGACCTGAGTTCACTTCCTGGTCCTGGTTTTGTCACCGTGTGTTGTTAACAGTGAACCGCCACACTCAGATTGGTTGATTCAATGTCATGTGATCTGTTCAGGCGAAGGACGATGAGACGAGGACCAATCACAGCCCAGACAGGGAGGATCTAGTGCTGTATCCTGACCAATGGGAGGACAGAGTGAGCCTGGCAGGAAGGTAGGACTGTTTCCTAACTGTCGACCTGCCCCCCCGTTTACAGCCTGCCCTCTGTAAACTCCACCCCTTCCTGTCAGTGAGTTCCAGGTGAGGGAGGCGGGTCCAGCCGCTGCAGGGGGACACCAGGACAAACCCAGTCCAGACAGCGGCTGCTCACTGGGATTCAGCTCCAGCCTGTCCAGTCCAGTCAGACCTGCAGGAGacggtgagacagacagacaaacggaTTGACGTGATCTTTGCTGTGGAATCATCTcatgtctgattggctgctttttctctcaatgatctgaatgtgtttgtcatcatgtggagctttggaccaaacaaacatggtggaggcgtcactttgggctcatcgtgaccacatttctcactgttttcacaaagtttccaaagcgatcaatcgatcgatcaatGATCAGCAGATcgatccagaatgaaaagaatcgTTAGTTTCAGTCCAACACAAAGGAGACACTTTACTGCATGCAGCACTTACTgtcaacacttccactgctgtaGAAAGACCTGCAGGAGACGGTGAGACACATGACggtctgtcttcctctgttatCTGTCAGACTCAGagcctctcagtgtggatggaaACTCCTCTGAGCTGGAGGACGATGAAGACGAGGGAGGCCGAGGAGAGGTCAGGGCCTCCCAGCTCGTCCCTCAGACTCCAGACCAGGAGGCTTTCCTGAAGGAGCACTTCGTCACGCTGGCCGACCTCTCAGCTTCAGGTACAGCAGGAGCTCGTCTCAAACGCACCACCACCAGCAAACATCTCACCGTCCACACGACAAACGAGGTCGAGACCGTTGGAACTGACGACTAACTTCGACTACACCACCGCCGTCCAGAAAGATCTGAGAAGTTTGTCACTGCAAGCTAGAAGTCCCCCCCCCAGCCGAAACGCTCAGAGGTGTTTGCTCAGCAATGGAAATGGTCTAAAGAGTCGTTTGGTGACTTAATCCACTTTTCCAACCAGCTGACGGGCTCCTGTGGGGGCTCGTTAGCTGGTTGGTTCGTTAGTGAGTTCTGTCTGCAGAAACAGAGCCAGTCGAAGTACACCTTGGTACGAGTTAAGTTTCAACGACACCAGACAGACAGCGTTTTGTAGAAATCAGGCGTTAATCTGTTTGCTGGTGTCTGATGTTGAAAATCAAATGATTATGAACATTATTAATCaatattatttattgttattaatagAGAACATCAGTTAGAAAGCAGATGACCGCAGATCCATCAGAGAACTTTAGCAGGAGGCACTTAGCTGATTTTTGTGGAGGGTAAAGACAAAGGGACCAGGACTGTCCCCAACATAACATGTGGTCTGTTGACAGGGAGTCCAAGCAGAGCGTCTCACAGCTCCAGTGAGAGTCTCAGCATCTCCTCCAGGTTCCTGTCCCAGAATTCAGCTGGAAGGTAAAACATCAAATCACACAGCTCCTCTCAGCATGTTGACCAGCGtcatcagagcagcacagaatCACATCAGCAGAATTTTAGCAAGCTGAGACCTTTAGACCCCAAATCTGTCCAAAAACCctctcattctgtttctgtgtcgtCGTGACTCAGATGATaaactgtttctctttcctcGCCTCCTCAGTCGGACTGTGCTTCCTCTCCCATCTCGGaacactggaggaggagggggggaagTGAAGGCCCGTCCTCTGGTCTCAGAGGTCCGACCTCTGATGGATCAGAACCAGAACCGGGCCAAGGACAGGAGGGTGTCATGGAACCAGGACCCAACCCAGAAAGAGAACCAGGAGCAGATCCCCTCACTTCAGGACGAGGCACAGCCACAGGACAAGACCAGCCAGGACCAAACACAACCTCCTGAGGTTGGGAACCAAAGCCAGCAGGATGCAGATCAGCTCCAGAGCCAGGTAGAAGACAAGGGGACCTCCTCGGCTCAGCAGACCCACCGGCCCTCCCCATTGAAGAAGAAGGTCCAAACCACAGTGGAGTCCAAGAGGAACCTGGGCCCAACGGCTCGGGCTGCAGCCTCCCACCTGAACTCCTCCTCTGGACTTCGGAAGGCTCAGTCGGTCCAGAGCCTGCTGACCGACACAGGTAACACTCAAAACATGGAGACACAAAGGTGAACACGAAAGGTACAAGCCAGTCTGTCCAGACTTGTCTTGGACTGGTCCTGAGGGACTTAGGACCTGTCCTGGACTTATCCTCAGGGATttaaagtctctctctcttcctcaggtgactcctcgctcactcactcaatCTCCCGTTTGTCCAGAGAGGCCTCCCCCCAGCTGCCGCTCCCCCTGCCACGTCCCACCACCCTCCCTTCCTCGCCAAGACGCCCCCCATGTACAGCCCCGTCCCTTCAGAGACCCGGCCCCGCCTCCCCCAGGTCGCCCCAGCAGGAAACAGTCGCCATCACCtcgactgcagctgctgctccttctgctGTCACTCCAAGGAAGTcatcgtcgtcctcctcctccgctccatCGGCGCCACGCTCGTACATGAGCCCCACCGCCAGCTCCATGGCCAAGATGTCGCGCTCCATCTCTGTGGGGGACGGCCTCAACATGTCTGACCCCAGTGAGGACCCCTCGGTGACGTCTTCGCTGGCGGTGGAGGCAGTaacctcctcctctcaggtcAATGAGACTCCGCCTCCTCTTGTTGCTGTGGTGCCCTCCAACGCCGCTCTGGCCACGCCCCCTCACGCCGCTGTTGTCCCCGTAGTCGTCGCCGCCTCCTCGTCTTCAGCTGTGGGTAACCATGGTAACCaggcagccccccccccccgcggtCTCCAGGCTCGGGTCCCCGGCAGGCCGCTCCCCGACAAGCCTTCCCTCGCATCCTTCTCGTCATCGCCctcctcttcgtcttcctcttcGCGGCCTCCTCCGGTGTCCGTCTCCCCCCTGACTCCCCCccaacaggaggaggagcttcaaactgatgcagagcagagagacaacGCAGGTTTGgactctcatcctcctcctcctcctcttcatcccttcatcctgTCATCTCTCCGTCAGggctctgcctctccctccatACTGAAGGGTGAGACGTTTCACTCCTCTTTTATTGTTGTCGTCACTTCCTGTCgttcctttgtgtttttcttcttcttcacgtCTTTTTCTTCAGACGGATGTTTGGAACAAATCGTCAGCAGAAACTGATTCCTCACTTTCTACCCGTTTTATTTTCCTCAGAGTTCACGTCGTCACTTTGCTCCTTCTTGAATTTGAAGGTGGACTTTTTGAAGTGATTCTTACCTTCTGCTTCTCTCCGTCTGTGCAGACCAGCCAATCAGTGTGGAGACCTGCAGAGCTCTAACcaatgagctgcagagctgcttcaAGAGAGCAACTCACCTGTACAGGAAGGTGAGTGTCGCTGCTGACATcacctgtgacatcatcagcagtGTGTTCTCAGGTCACTCACCTGTCACTCTCGTTCAGGTGAGCGGCTCCTCTCCTGATGACTCCGCCCCCGACCAGCGTCAGATGGCCGTTGTCCTATCAGAGGCCTTCCAGGCCATGAGGGCGGAGCTCGACTGTTTGCCGCTCAGCACGCCGAGCATTGTGGGAGTGGAGGGGGGGTTGGGAGGAGTCGGGGAGGTGAAGACGGCGGCTCTCCTGGAGGAGTActctctgctcctgctgcaggCCGTTCACAGGAGGATCAACACACACGACTCTGAAGACTGAAGAcactccacacctcctcctcctcctcctcctcctcctcctcctcgcgcATGTGATCTAAAACaatcttctcctcttcttctgtttttcttcctctcttcctccctcttgtctACTCTTCCTCCTTagtcctcgtcttcctccttcCATTCTACTTTTCTTTACCCCCTCatctttctcctgttttttctctttactATTTTCTATCCTTCTTCAATCTCATCTTCATCCGCttgtcttcatcttcctcctcctcttgcttgtcctctgtgtccaaATCGTCCATCTTCTTGTCGTCTTTCTCCCtcaccttcttcctcctcctcgtcttcataGATGAAGGATCTGAAgccattttgattttgattctggacttttattccttttttatCGTTATGCAAGAATCTCTCTGGTCTTAACGAGTTTGTAGAAACTGAAGCGACAAACTTTTTCCAGTCGAGTTGTTTTTTAAAGACGTTTTTctgctgatttgtttttgttgatgttcCCTGAAGTTTGTTTGGAGGGAATGACGACGAGCCACCGGATCGTTTGGATTATTGATCTTTGATTATTGTCGTAGAAACGTTGATGTTAGACTGTAGAAACTTTTTGAAGGAGCAAACAGCAATATGAGACATTTTGTCACGTTCGTTTTGAACAAACTTTATTGTTCTTTGATTTGATGTAAATTTTCTTTGAGGTCACTCGGATGTGAAGCAgacttcctgcagcagagcGTCACGATGCGTTCAGGCGACGTCAAGTTTGCAATGGACTCTTCGTATTTATTTACTGTTACAGTTTAACTACTGACCGACTTTCTGAATTTACACTGACGCCATGTTTTCTACAATCATGGACCTGAAGTTTGTTTTTAGAGACTCAGTTTTCTGGATCGTTGGGGTTAAATTTGGGGTCGATTGTTTCTAACAGTTTGTTGTAACACTGACTTTCTCACAGAACAACAGGTCAAAGTttagtttgaaatgttttcatgttttttctcaaTTTAATAAAAGTTTGAGACTTATTCTGAGTTTTTACTAGAGCTGTTTCTCAGAAGCTGATTGGTCGGCTGTTTGATGAGTTGGTGAGCATTCGGTCGGCCGTCATGGAGGCTGATGTGACCACTGAACAGAGCAGAAGTTTCTATTGGACGGCCCTCAGCGTCAGCCTGTttcctgattggtcagctgaTCTGATTGGACGCTGCGTGAACAAATGAACTGCCAAGTTAATGTTGGTGAAAATGAGACGACGCCCACGATTGTTCAGGTTGTGAATGAACGATGGAAACGCGTCAGACTGACTGAAGCTGCGTCCTGTCACAGACTAAATCCAGATGTTTAGAATATTTCCAGGTGTTTTATTGCATCTgtagaacagaaaacacaatcttCTGAAACATTTTAAGCTCCGTTTGTTGCGGTATGAAAAGATGTGAACTTTCTGACCGACACGTTCTCCTcgagctgtttcctgtttcacacGTCCAGCAGAAGTTATTCATGAGTATCAACGGTTATTAATGTTCATTCACTTTAGAGGCGTAGACATGACATTCATCCTGCTCGTAACCACAGGAAGTCGCTCATCCTTCCAAAACAAGAGTCCACTCTTTCAGTTCCAGTCTGAAGGATAGTTTGTTGCTGAGAGGATGTCTCACTCGTACCCTGATCCCGGGACTTCCTGTCAGAGGGGGAACAGCAGGAAACCGGAGAAAACGCTGAAGTTTCGTGAGTCGTCGTAGAGCCGGTAGCTGGCCGGCAGACTGAGGCGAACTCTGTCGCCCTCCTCCAGCTGAAGAGCCACCCCGTTGGACGTGGAGGCGTAGCCGCCGTGGTCGTTTAGGTCGAGGTTGAAGATGATTGGCTGGTTGTTCCTGTACAGGTAGAGACCCATGTAGCCTTTCAGGTAATCTGCAGCCGTGAAGCTGAAGAAGTAAAGTCCTCTGACAGGAGCCGTGAAGAcacctgaagacaaacagagcaggTGAGGGTCAGCACACAGTTACCTGAAAACAGGAGGAGCTTTAAAAAGGTCTTAAACACGATGAGATCAACAGGACGGCGATGAGGAGgttcaaacagacaaaagacaaacgaagaaaagaaaaaacttttccACAAATTCACGATGTGCCGACAAGgacggaagaagaagaagcacttAAAGGTCTCGTTACCCAAACTGACCTTCATCAAGACCACgaaaacacttcaaacacaaGAAGCAAACAAGCTTCAGATGtcttcattttctgtatttctgcttttcttcatggAACAAACGAGTTTCTGGCTGAAAAacgtgatgatgatgtttttttaaCTGATGTTTGCAGCGAAAGCATGTGATGTGTCTACCTGCTGTCTGGTTGTAGCCTCGGCCGATGTTGGTGATGGTTTTGGA
Protein-coding regions in this window:
- the mapkbp1 gene encoding mitogen-activated protein kinase-binding protein 1 isoform X4, translated to MTAEGSGTIRSRIKNLLRSPSIKLRRRSGTARHKEDLSDKVTLEKVLGITAPGNRALACDARSGLLAYPAGCVVVLLNPRKNKQHHIFNSSRKALTTLAFSPDGKYIVTGESGHMPAVRVWEVSERLQVAELQEHKYGVACVAFSPNGKYIVSVGYQHDMMVNVWNWKKNVVVAANKVSSKVTAVSFSDDSSYFVTAGNRHVKFWYLDHAKTSKVNATVPLLGRSGLLGELRNNFFSDVACGRGRQASSTFCITSSGLLCEFNDRRLLDKWVELRTSQATCLSVTDELIFCGCSDGTVRAFSPVSLHFLCTLPRPHCLGADIATMVDASQLFSCRSEVRYPDTVAVTYDPTNRWLSCVYNDHSVYVWDVRDLRDPRRAGKLYSALYHSSCVWSLEVYPEGGGDRGGGEGGEVHLPPGSFLSCSSDNTIRLWNIDGLNVVNRNILSHDLQKVIYVEDNVSSLLDTDSVAGGSTEKAGPSGSEGQQADQSRAGIRTLRVSPDGQHLASGDRMGVLRIHDLDSMEEIMNVQAHDSEILCLEFSKPDTGLQLLATASRDRLIHVLDAGRDYSLVQTLDEHSSSITAVRFAANEGKVRMISCGADKSVYFRTAQQMEEGLEFTRTHHVVRKTTLYDMDIEPTRKYAAVGCQDRSIRIFNISNGKQKKLYKGSQGEDGTLIKVQIDPSGLYIATSCSDKNISIFDFYSGECVATMFGHSEIVTGLKFSSDCRHLITVSGDSCIFVWRLSPELTIRMRQRLADLRPLSSMKKSQNAPQQKAANLSSREASTPRVVTMSSDSDKEEEEEEEEELCCPYMVPAGSLEVETEAPEDRFSSVDGRGSSKVSAQDVTREVLGGRPPRRRWSRRTGSAEDGVLMVKSMLDLRLLDSYRPDGQEEPQVEQEEIKPHLLDVNPSPCNVGGRGPCVGVGLHRTNQELGSTVSLQVTTAWAKDDETRTNHSPDREDLVLYPDQWEDRVSLAGSEFQVREAGPAAAGGHQDKPSPDSGCSLGFSSSLSSPVRPAGDDSEPLSVDGNSSELEDDEDEGGRGEVRASQLVPQTPDQEAFLKEHFVTLADLSASGSPSRASHSSSESLSISSRFLSQNSAGSRTVLPLPSRNTGGGGGEVKARPLVSEVRPLMDQNQNRAKDRRVSWNQDPTQKENQEQIPSLQDEAQPQDKTSQDQTQPPEVGNQSQQDADQLQSQVEDKGTSSAQQTHRPSPLKKKVQTTVESKRNLGPTARAAASHLNSSSGLRKAQSVQSLLTDTGDSSLTHSISRLSREASPQLPLPLPRPTTLPSSPRRPPCTAPSLQRPGPASPRSPQQETVAITSTAAAAPSAVTPRKSSSSSSSAPSAPRSYMSPTASSMAKMSRSISVGDGLNMSDPSEDPSVTSSLAVEAVTSSSQVNETPPPLVAVVPSNAALATPPHAAVVPVVVAASSSSAVGNHGNQAAPPPRGLQARVPGRPLPDKPSLASFSSSPSSSSSSSRPPPVSVSPLTPPQQEEELQTDAEQRDNAGLDSHPPPPPLHPFILSSLRQGSASPSILKDQPISVETCRALTNELQSCFKRATHLYRKVSGSSPDDSAPDQRQMAVVLSEAFQAMRAELDCLPLSTPSIVGVEGGLGGVGEVKTAALLEEYSLLLLQAVHRRINTHDSED
- the mapkbp1 gene encoding mitogen-activated protein kinase-binding protein 1 isoform X8, which produces MTAEGSGTIRSRIKNLLRSPSIKLRRRSGTARHKEDLSDKVTLEKVLGITAPGNRALACDARSGLLAYPAGCVVVLLNPRKNKQHHIFNSSRKALTTLAFSPDGKYIVTGESGHMPAVRVWEVSERLQVAELQEHKYGVACVAFSPNGKYIVSVGYQHDMMVNVWNWKKNVVVAANKVSSKVTAVSFSDDSSYFVTAGNRHVKFWYLDHAKTSKVNATVPLLGRSGLLGELRNNFFSDVACGRGRQASSTFCITSSGLLCEFNDRRLLDKWVELRTSQATCLSVTDELIFCGCSDGTVRAFSPVSLHFLCTLPRPHCLGADIATMVDASQLFSCRSEVRYPDTVAVTYDPTNRWLSCVYNDHSVYVWDVRDLRDPRRAGKLYSALYHSSCVWSLEVYPEGGGDRGGGEGGEVHLPPGSFLSCSSDNTIRLWNIDGLNVVNRNILSHDLQKVIYVEDNVSSLLDTDSVAGGSTEKAGPSGSEGQQADQSRAGIRTLRVSPDGQHLASGDRMGVLRIHDLDSMEEIMNVQAHDSEILCLEFSKPDTGLQLLATASRDRLIHVLDAGRDYSLVQTLDEHSSSITAVRFAANEGKVRMISCGADKSVYFRTAQQMEEGLEFTRTHHVVRKTTLYDMDIEPTRKYAAVGCQDRSIRIFNISNGKQKKLYKGSQGEDGTLIKVQIDPSGLYIATSCSDKNISIFDFYSGECVATMFGHSEIVTGLKFSSDCRHLITVSGDSCIFVWRLSPELTIRMRQRLADLRPLSSMKKSQNAPQQKAANLSSREASTPRVVTMSSDSDKEEEEEEEEELCCPYMVPAGSLEVETEAPEDRFSSVDGRGSSKEVLGGRPPRRRWSRRTGSAEDGVLMVKSMLDLRLLDSYRPDGQEEPQVEQEEIKPHLLDVNPSPCNVGGRGPCVGVGLHRTNQELGSTVSLQVTTAWAKDDETRTNHSPDREDLVLYPDQWEDRVSLAGSEFQVREAGPAAAGGHQDKPSPDSGCSLGFSSSLSSPVRPAGDDSEPLSVDGNSSELEDDEDEGGRGEVRASQLVPQTPDQEAFLKEHFVTLADLSASGSPSRASHSSSESLSISSRFLSQNSAGSRTVLPLPSRNTGGGGGEVKARPLVSEVRPLMDQNQNRAKDRRVSWNQDPTQKENQEQIPSLQDEAQPQDKTSQDQTQPPEVGNQSQQDADQLQSQVEDKGTSSAQQTHRPSPLKKKVQTTVESKRNLGPTARAAASHLNSSSGLRKAQSVQSLLTDTGDSSLTHSISRLSREASPQLPLPLPRPTTLPSSPRRPPCTAPSLQRPGPASPRSPQQETVAITSTAAAAPSAVTPRKSSSSSSSAPSAPRSYMSPTASSMAKMSRSISVGDGLNMSDPSEDPSVTSSLAVEAVTSSSQVNETPPPLVAVVPSNAALATPPHAAVVPVVVAASSSSAVGNHGNQAAPPPRGLQARVPGRPLPDKPSLASFSSSPSSSSSSSRPPPVSVSPLTPPQQEEELQTDAEQRDNADQPISVETCRALTNELQSCFKRATHLYRKVSGSSPDDSAPDQRQMAVVLSEAFQAMRAELDCLPLSTPSIVGVEGGLGGVGEVKTAALLEEYSLLLLQAVHRRINTHDSED